A genomic stretch from Streptococcus oralis includes:
- the ilvN gene encoding acetolactate synthase small subunit codes for MRRMLTARLQNRSGVLNRFTGVLSRRQVNIESISVGATENPNVSRITIIIDVASHDEVEQIIKQLNRQIDVIRIRDITDKPHLEREVILVKIAAPAEKRAEILAIIQPFRATVVDVAPSSITIQMTGNAEKSEALLRVIRPYGIKNIARTGATGFTRD; via the coding sequence ATGCGTAGAATGTTAACAGCTAGATTGCAAAACCGTTCAGGAGTTTTGAATCGTTTTACAGGTGTCCTTTCTCGTCGTCAAGTCAATATTGAGAGTATCTCAGTTGGTGCGACGGAGAACCCCAATGTATCTCGCATCACCATCATTATTGATGTGGCGTCTCATGATGAGGTCGAGCAAATCATCAAGCAGCTCAACCGTCAGATCGATGTGATTCGCATTCGAGATATCACGGATAAACCACACTTGGAAAGAGAAGTTATCTTGGTGAAGATTGCAGCACCAGCTGAAAAGCGTGCAGAAATCTTGGCCATTATCCAACCTTTCCGTGCAACGGTAGTAGATGTGGCTCCAAGCTCAATCACCATCCAGATGACGGGAAATGCTGAGAAGAGTGAAGCTTTATTGCGAGTGATTCGACCATACGGTATTAAAAATATCGCTCGTACGGGTGCAACTGGATTTACCCGCGACTAA
- the ilvC gene encoding ketol-acid reductoisomerase, with protein sequence MAVQMEYEKDVKVAALDGKKIAVIGYGSQGHAHAQNLRDSGRDVIIGVRPGKSFDKAKEDGFDTYTVAEATKLADVIMILAPDEIQQELYEAEIAPNLEAGNAVGFAHGFNIHFEFIKVPADVDVFMCAPKGPGHLVRRTYEEGFGVPALYAVYQDATGNAKNIAMDWCKGVGAARVGLLETTYKEETEEDLFGEQAVLCGGLTALIEAGFEVLTEAGYAPELAYFEVLHEMKLIVDLIYEGGFKKMRQSISNTAEYGDYVSGPRVITEQVKENMKAVLADIQNGTFANDFVNDYKAGRPKLTAYREQAANLEIEKVGAELRKAMPFVGKNDDDAFKIYN encoded by the coding sequence ATGGCAGTTCAAATGGAATACGAAAAAGATGTTAAAGTAGCAGCGCTTGACGGTAAAAAAATCGCCGTTATCGGTTATGGTTCACAAGGACATGCGCATGCGCAAAACTTGCGCGATTCAGGTCGTGATGTCATCATCGGTGTGCGTCCAGGTAAATCTTTTGACAAAGCAAAAGAAGATGGATTTGATACTTACACAGTAGCAGAAGCAACTAAATTGGCTGACGTTATCATGATCTTGGCACCAGACGAAATTCAACAAGAATTGTACGAAGCAGAAATCGCTCCAAACTTGGAAGCTGGAAATGCAGTTGGATTTGCTCATGGTTTCAACATTCACTTTGAATTTATCAAAGTTCCTGCAGATGTAGATGTCTTCATGTGTGCTCCTAAAGGGCCAGGACACTTGGTGCGCCGTACTTATGAAGAGGGATTTGGTGTTCCAGCTCTTTATGCAGTCTACCAAGACGCCACAGGAAATGCGAAAAACATTGCTATGGACTGGTGTAAAGGTGTTGGAGCAGCTCGTGTAGGTTTGCTTGAAACAACTTACAAAGAAGAAACTGAAGAAGATTTGTTTGGTGAACAAGCTGTACTTTGTGGTGGTTTGACTGCCCTTATCGAAGCAGGTTTTGAAGTCTTGACAGAAGCAGGCTATGCCCCAGAATTGGCTTACTTTGAAGTTCTTCATGAAATGAAATTGATCGTTGACTTGATTTATGAAGGTGGATTCAAGAAAATGCGTCAATCTATTTCAAATACTGCTGAGTACGGTGACTATGTATCAGGCCCACGTGTGATTACTGAGCAAGTTAAAGAAAACATGAAAGCAGTTCTTGCAGACATCCAAAATGGTACATTTGCAAATGACTTTGTAAATGACTACAAGGCTGGTCGTCCAAAACTCACTGCTTACCGTGAACAAGCAGCTAATCTTGAAATTGAAAAAGTTGGTGCTGAATTGCGTAAAGCAATGCCTTTCGTTGGTAAAAACGATGACGATGCTTTCAAAATCTATAACTAA
- the ilvA gene encoding threonine ammonia-lyase IlvA, with product MLSAKDVVKAHKVLSGVVVNTPLEYDHYLSEKYGAKIYLKKENAQRVRSFKIRGAYYAISQLSKEERERGVVCASAGNHAQGVAYTCKEMKIPATIFMPITTPQQKIGQVRFFGGEFVTIKLVGDTFDASAKAAQEFTVSENRTFIDPFDDIHVQAGQGTVAYEILEEARKESIDFDTVLVPVGGGGLIAGVSTYIKETNPAIEVIGVEANGARSMKAAFEAGGPVKLKEIDKFADGIAVQKVGQLTYEATRQNVETLIGVDEGLISETLIDLYSKQGIVAEPAGAASIAALEVLSDYIKGKTICCIISGGNNDINRMPEMEERALIYDGIKHYFVVNFPQRPGALREFVNDILGPNDDITRFEYIKRASKGTGPVLIGIALADKHDYAGLIHRMEKFDPSYINLNGNETLYNMLV from the coding sequence ATGCTAAGTGCAAAAGATGTGGTGAAAGCCCACAAAGTTTTAAGTGGTGTAGTAGTGAATACACCACTGGAATATGATCATTATTTATCGGAGAAGTATGGTGCTAAGATTTATTTGAAGAAGGAAAATGCCCAGCGTGTTCGTTCCTTTAAGATTCGCGGAGCCTATTATGCCATTTCTCAACTATCAAAAGAAGAACGTGAGCGTGGTGTAGTCTGTGCCTCTGCGGGAAATCATGCCCAAGGTGTCGCATACACTTGTAAGGAGATGAAGATTCCTGCAACAATTTTTATGCCCATCACAACACCGCAACAAAAGATTGGACAGGTTCGCTTTTTTGGTGGAGAGTTTGTGACAATCAAGTTGGTTGGGGATACCTTTGATGCTTCTGCTAAGGCAGCACAAGAATTTACCGTTTCAGAAAATAGAACCTTCATTGATCCTTTTGATGATATCCATGTTCAAGCTGGTCAAGGGACTGTAGCCTATGAAATTCTTGAAGAAGCCCGTAAAGAGTCTATTGATTTTGATACAGTACTAGTTCCGGTAGGTGGTGGCGGACTGATTGCAGGGGTTTCGACCTATATCAAAGAAACCAATCCCGCTATCGAAGTAATTGGTGTAGAAGCTAATGGAGCCCGTTCGATGAAGGCAGCCTTTGAAGCTGGAGGGCCAGTTAAACTCAAAGAAATTGACAAATTTGCTGATGGCATAGCTGTGCAGAAAGTTGGGCAGTTGACTTATGAAGCAACTCGTCAGAATGTTGAAACTCTTATTGGAGTAGATGAGGGTTTGATTTCGGAGACCTTGATTGATCTTTATTCTAAGCAAGGGATTGTCGCCGAACCTGCTGGAGCGGCCAGCATTGCAGCCTTGGAAGTTCTATCGGACTATATCAAAGGTAAGACCATTTGTTGTATCATTTCTGGGGGAAATAACGATATCAACCGTATGCCAGAGATGGAAGAACGTGCCTTGATTTACGATGGAATCAAGCATTACTTTGTAGTCAATTTCCCACAACGTCCAGGAGCTCTACGGGAGTTTGTAAATGATATTTTGGGGCCAAATGATGACATCACTCGTTTTGAATATATCAAACGGGCCAGCAAGGGGACAGGTCCAGTATTGATTGGGATTGCTCTTGCTGATAAGCATGATTATGCTGGCTTGATTCATCGGATGGAAAAGTTTGACCCATCTTATATCAATCTGAACGGAAATGAGACCTTGTATAATATGCTAGTCTAA
- a CDS encoding SPFH domain-containing protein — MVLHVLLVLFILVLIASAIIISSVYVVRQQSVAIIERFGKYQKLSNSGIHVRAPFGIDRIAARVQLRLLQSEIVVETKTQDNVFVTMNVATQYRVNENNVTDAYYKLMRPEAQIKSYIEDALRSSVPKLTLDELFEKKDEIALEVQKQVAEEMSTYGYIIVKTLITKVEPDAEVKQSMNEINAAQRKRVAAQELAEADKIKIVTAAEAEAEKDRLHGVGIAEQRKAIVDGLADSIQELKGANVELTEAQIMSILLTNQYLDTLNNFADNKGNNTIFLPANPDGVEDIRTSILSALKAK; from the coding sequence ATGGTTTTACATGTTTTACTTGTTCTCTTTATTCTAGTGCTGATTGCATCAGCGATTATTATCAGCTCTGTATATGTTGTAAGGCAACAGTCTGTCGCTATTATCGAGCGTTTTGGTAAATACCAAAAGTTGAGTAATAGTGGTATTCATGTACGAGCACCTTTTGGAATTGATAGAATTGCGGCTAGGGTGCAGTTGCGCCTATTGCAAAGTGAGATTGTCGTGGAAACAAAAACGCAGGATAACGTCTTTGTGACCATGAATGTGGCAACTCAGTATCGAGTGAATGAGAATAATGTCACAGATGCTTACTATAAACTAATGAGACCAGAAGCTCAAATCAAATCCTATATTGAAGATGCCTTGCGTTCGTCTGTACCGAAATTAACCTTGGATGAACTATTTGAGAAAAAAGATGAAATCGCATTAGAAGTTCAAAAACAAGTAGCAGAAGAAATGTCTACATATGGTTACATCATTGTAAAAACACTGATTACGAAGGTTGAGCCTGACGCTGAAGTTAAACAATCAATGAATGAAATCAATGCTGCCCAGCGTAAGAGAGTTGCAGCGCAAGAACTTGCAGAAGCAGATAAGATTAAGATTGTGACAGCAGCAGAAGCAGAGGCAGAAAAAGATCGCCTACACGGGGTAGGGATTGCAGAACAGCGTAAGGCTATTGTTGACGGACTTGCTGATTCTATTCAAGAATTAAAAGGAGCCAATGTTGAACTCACAGAAGCCCAGATTATGTCCATTCTATTAACAAATCAGTATTTGGATACTTTGAATAATTTCGCAGACAATAAGGGCAATAACACCATCTTCCTACCAGCAAATCCTGATGGAGTTGAAGATATACGGACAAGCATATTATCAGCTTTAAAAGCTAAGTAA
- a CDS encoding amino acid ABC transporter ATP-binding protein — translation MNQPILEIKHLKKSYGQNEVLKDISLSVHKGEVISIIGSSGSGKSTFLRSINLLETPTEGEILYRGENVLAKGYDLTHYREKLGMVFQSFNLFENLDVLENTIVAQTTVLKRERSEAEKIAKENLEKVGMGERYWQAKPKQLSGGQKQRVAIARALSMNPDAILFDEPTSALDPEMVGEVLKIMQDLAQEGLTMIVVTHEMEFARDVSHRVIFMDKGVIAEEGKPEDLFTNPKEERTREFLQRYLN, via the coding sequence ATGAATCAACCCATTCTTGAAATTAAACACCTCAAAAAATCATATGGACAAAATGAAGTCTTAAAAGACATCTCTCTGTCAGTCCACAAAGGAGAGGTTATCTCCATCATCGGGAGCTCAGGAAGCGGAAAATCAACCTTCCTACGTTCTATCAACCTACTTGAAACACCTACTGAGGGGGAAATTCTCTACCGAGGAGAAAACGTCCTTGCGAAAGGCTATGACCTTACTCACTATCGGGAAAAACTCGGAATGGTTTTTCAATCCTTCAACCTCTTTGAAAACCTCGATGTTCTCGAAAATACGATCGTCGCCCAAACGACTGTCCTTAAACGAGAACGCTCTGAAGCTGAAAAAATTGCCAAAGAAAATCTTGAAAAAGTCGGCATGGGAGAACGCTACTGGCAAGCCAAACCCAAACAACTCTCTGGTGGCCAGAAGCAACGTGTGGCCATCGCTCGCGCCCTCTCCATGAATCCTGACGCCATCCTTTTCGACGAACCAACATCTGCTCTGGATCCAGAAATGGTCGGTGAAGTCCTTAAAATCATGCAGGATCTAGCTCAAGAAGGCCTGACTATGATTGTCGTCACCCACGAAATGGAGTTCGCCCGCGATGTCTCACACCGTGTCATCTTTATGGATAAGGGTGTCATTGCTGAAGAAGGCAAGCCAGAAGACCTCTTCACGAACCCTAAAGAGGAACGGACACGAGAATTTCTTCAACGCTATCTCAACTAA
- a CDS encoding ABC transporter substrate-binding protein/permease, translating to MKKLCLSILASLALTLGLVSQVQADEYLRIGMEAAYAPFNWTQDDDSNGAVKIDGTNQYANGYDVQIAKKIAKDLGKEPLVVKTKWEGLVPALTSGKIDMIIAGMSPTAERKQEIAFSNSYYTSEPVLLVKKDSAYANAKSLEDFSGAKITSQQGVYLYDLISQIPGAKKETAMGDFAQMRQALEAGVIDAYVSERPEAMTAESANAKFKMIQPQPGFKTGEEDTAIAIGLRKDDSRISQINASIETISKDEQVALMDRMIQEQPAEATTTEESSSNFFNQVAKILSENWQQLLRGAGITLLISIIGTIVGLIIGLAIGVFRTAPLSENKAIYSLQKLVGWFLNVYIEIFRGTPMIVQSMVIYYGTAQAFGINLDRTLAAIFIVSINTGAYMTEIVRGGILAVDKGQFEATTALGMTHNQTMRKIVLPQVVRNILPATGNEFVINIKDTSVLNVISVVELYFSGNTVATQTYQYFQTFTIIAVIYFVLTFTVTRILRFIERRMDMDTYTTGANQMQTEDLK from the coding sequence ATGAAAAAATTATGCTTATCTATCCTTGCTAGCCTAGCCCTTACACTGGGACTAGTTAGCCAGGTCCAAGCCGACGAATATTTACGCATTGGGATGGAGGCAGCGTACGCCCCCTTCAACTGGACCCAAGACGATGATAGTAACGGCGCTGTCAAAATTGACGGTACCAACCAATATGCCAATGGCTACGATGTCCAAATCGCTAAAAAGATTGCCAAAGACCTAGGCAAGGAACCTTTGGTCGTAAAAACAAAGTGGGAAGGACTTGTTCCAGCCCTTACTTCTGGCAAAATCGATATGATCATTGCTGGTATGAGCCCAACCGCTGAACGTAAACAAGAAATTGCCTTTTCAAACAGTTACTATACTAGCGAACCGGTTCTATTAGTAAAAAAGGACTCTGCCTACGCGAATGCCAAATCTTTGGAAGATTTTAGCGGAGCAAAAATCACTTCTCAACAAGGTGTTTACCTTTATGATTTGATTTCTCAAATTCCAGGTGCCAAAAAAGAAACAGCTATGGGGGACTTCGCTCAGATGCGTCAAGCTTTGGAGGCTGGTGTTATTGATGCCTATGTTTCTGAACGACCTGAAGCAATGACCGCTGAGTCTGCTAACGCTAAGTTCAAAATGATCCAACCCCAACCAGGTTTCAAAACTGGCGAAGAAGATACAGCTATCGCCATTGGACTTCGTAAAGATGACAGTCGTATCAGCCAAATCAATGCCAGTATTGAAACCATCTCTAAGGATGAGCAAGTAGCCCTCATGGATCGTATGATTCAGGAGCAACCTGCCGAAGCCACAACAACTGAAGAAAGTAGCAGTAATTTCTTCAACCAAGTTGCTAAAATTCTTTCTGAAAACTGGCAACAGCTCTTGCGTGGTGCTGGTATCACACTCTTAATCTCAATCATCGGAACTATCGTAGGTCTCATTATCGGTCTTGCCATTGGTGTCTTCCGTACTGCTCCTCTCTCGGAAAACAAAGCCATTTACAGCCTACAAAAACTAGTCGGTTGGTTCCTCAATGTCTATATTGAAATCTTCCGTGGTACACCGATGATTGTTCAATCCATGGTTATCTACTATGGTACTGCTCAAGCTTTCGGTATCAATCTCGACCGGACACTGGCTGCTATCTTTATCGTCTCAATCAACACGGGTGCCTACATGACAGAAATCGTTCGTGGTGGTATTCTAGCAGTCGACAAGGGACAGTTCGAAGCTACAACCGCTCTTGGTATGACCCACAATCAAACCATGCGTAAGATTGTCCTTCCTCAGGTTGTCCGTAATATTCTACCTGCTACTGGTAATGAGTTTGTCATCAATATCAAAGATACCTCTGTACTGAATGTTATCTCTGTGGTGGAACTCTACTTCTCTGGTAATACTGTGGCCACCCAAACTTATCAATACTTCCAGACATTTACAATCATCGCCGTGATTTACTTTGTCCTCACCTTCACAGTGACCCGTATCTTGCGCTTCATCGAAAGACGCATGGACATGGATACCTACACTACAGGTGCTAATCAAATGCAAACGGAGGACTTGAAATAA
- a CDS encoding DUF2207 domain-containing protein — protein sequence MKKTFFLLLFSLFCILPLSVFAVDFKIRSYQGDLYIHADNTAEFREKVVYYFDEDFNGQLVGLGRAGKMPKGFEIDSSPKVQVWKNASAIENVNSEVIEESEGYTVKVYNPGQEGDTVEVVITWQLKNLLFLYDDIAELNWQPLTDSSESIENFEFRVIGFNGAEKLFFHTGKLFTEGRVEKIDGDYRVYLQNLPRQRGVELHAYWPRKDFETALDQGLKGNRLAEFEKIEESITAEKAQSKALVMWIIPLLLSLSLVFSVIFYCIYRRKTSPSKKYAKNHRLYEPPMDLEPMVLSEAVYSTSLEEVSPLTKGGGKFTFDQLVQATLLDVIDRGNVSIISNGDEVRLKVIKEKGLASFEKDCLNLAFSGREEVLVSDLFADYQVSTSLYQGAKAADEKKIQKTGRKLKSSFEQALKQMQDGVRKRVSSLQLPAYYRSLSNGEKILRLTIGVSTLLPAFVGFGWFLYSLDAHGYLSLPLLILGFVGLMLAAVYYWTTRFDTRDGVLNEEGLEAYYLWTSFENMLRDIAHLDKVELESIVLWNRLLVYATLFGYADKVSHLMKSYQIQVENPDINLYVAYGWHSMFYHSTAQMSHYASVANTASTYSVSSGSGSSGGGFSGGGGGGSIGAF from the coding sequence GTGAAAAAGACTTTTTTCTTGCTTTTATTTAGCTTGTTTTGTATTTTACCACTCTCTGTTTTTGCGGTTGATTTCAAGATTCGCTCTTATCAAGGTGATTTGTATATTCATGCAGATAATACGGCAGAATTTAGGGAGAAAGTAGTCTATTATTTTGATGAAGATTTTAATGGACAACTAGTAGGACTTGGCCGTGCTGGTAAGATGCCAAAGGGCTTTGAAATAGATTCCAGTCCGAAGGTTCAGGTATGGAAAAATGCTAGTGCCATTGAAAATGTCAATAGTGAAGTGATAGAAGAATCGGAAGGTTATACTGTAAAAGTGTATAATCCAGGTCAAGAGGGGGATACCGTTGAAGTGGTAATCACATGGCAACTAAAAAATCTCCTATTTCTATATGATGATATCGCGGAACTTAATTGGCAACCCTTGACGGATAGTTCAGAATCTATCGAAAATTTTGAGTTTCGAGTAATAGGCTTTAATGGAGCAGAAAAACTTTTCTTTCATACAGGGAAACTCTTTACAGAGGGCAGGGTAGAGAAGATAGATGGTGATTATCGTGTTTATTTACAGAACCTACCTCGTCAGCGTGGGGTTGAATTGCATGCCTATTGGCCTAGAAAAGATTTTGAAACAGCTTTGGATCAGGGATTGAAGGGCAATCGTTTAGCAGAATTTGAAAAAATAGAGGAGTCCATTACTGCTGAAAAAGCTCAAAGTAAAGCTCTGGTTATGTGGATCATCCCTTTGCTACTCTCGCTCTCTTTAGTCTTTAGTGTTATTTTCTACTGCATTTACAGAAGAAAAACCTCCCCATCGAAGAAATATGCCAAAAATCACCGTCTCTACGAACCGCCAATGGACTTAGAACCGATGGTTTTATCGGAAGCTGTTTACTCCACTTCTTTAGAGGAAGTCAGTCCCTTGACCAAGGGAGGTGGGAAGTTCACCTTTGACCAACTCGTTCAGGCAACCTTGTTGGATGTAATCGACCGTGGAAATGTTTCAATCATCTCAAATGGAGATGAGGTCCGTCTAAAAGTCATAAAAGAAAAAGGATTGGCAAGTTTTGAAAAAGATTGCCTTAATTTGGCCTTTTCAGGAAGAGAAGAAGTGCTTGTTTCAGATTTGTTTGCAGATTACCAAGTGTCAACTAGTCTTTACCAAGGTGCAAAAGCAGCTGATGAAAAAAAGATTCAGAAAACAGGACGTAAGCTTAAGTCTTCTTTCGAGCAAGCTCTGAAGCAGATGCAGGATGGGGTGAGAAAGCGGGTATCCTCTTTGCAACTTCCAGCTTATTATCGTTCACTGAGTAATGGAGAAAAAATCTTGCGATTGACGATAGGTGTCTCTACGCTTCTACCTGCTTTCGTTGGTTTTGGCTGGTTCTTGTACAGTTTGGATGCTCATGGGTATCTTTCTCTGCCACTTCTTATCCTTGGATTTGTAGGCTTGATGTTAGCTGCCGTCTATTATTGGACGACCCGATTTGATACTCGTGATGGTGTTTTAAACGAAGAAGGACTAGAAGCATACTATCTCTGGACTAGTTTTGAAAACATGCTTCGCGATATCGCCCACCTAGACAAGGTAGAATTAGAGAGTATTGTTCTTTGGAATCGCCTCCTTGTCTATGCTACTTTATTTGGTTATGCGGACAAGGTGAGTCATTTGATGAAATCTTATCAGATTCAAGTTGAGAACCCAGATATCAATCTTTACGTAGCTTATGGCTGGCACAGTATGTTTTATCATTCAACTGCTCAAATGAGTCACTATGCTAGTGTTGCAAACACAGCAAGTACCTACTCTGTATCTTCTGGAAGTGGAAGTTCGGGTGGAGGATTCTCCGGAGGTGGAGGCGGTGGTAGCATCGGCGCCTTCTAG
- a CDS encoding undecaprenyl-diphosphate phosphatase, which translates to MYFIEILKSIFFGIVEGITEWLPISSTGHLILVEEFVQYKDQNEAFMSMFNVVIQLGAILAVMVIYFNKLNPFKPGKNRVEVRRTWQLWSKVLVATLPLLLVFKLDDWFDANFHNMVSVAIMLIIYGVAFIYLEKRNKAQAIEPTVTELDKLPYKTALYIGLFQVLALFPGTSRSGATIVGGLLNGTSRSVVTEFTFYLGIPVMFGASALKIFKFIKAGQLLSFGQLFLLLVAMGVAFAVSMVAIRFLTSYVKKHDFTLFGKYRIVLGSVLLLYSFVRLFV; encoded by the coding sequence ATGTATTTTATTGAAATTTTGAAGTCAATCTTTTTTGGGATTGTTGAAGGAATTACAGAATGGTTGCCCATTTCAAGTACAGGGCACTTGATCTTGGTTGAAGAATTTGTGCAATACAAGGACCAAAATGAAGCCTTTATGTCCATGTTTAATGTTGTCATTCAGCTTGGTGCCATTTTAGCAGTTATGGTCATTTACTTTAACAAGCTCAATCCTTTCAAACCTGGTAAAAACAGGGTCGAGGTTCGTAGAACTTGGCAATTGTGGTCAAAAGTTCTCGTTGCAACCTTGCCTTTACTATTGGTCTTTAAGTTGGATGATTGGTTTGATGCCAACTTCCATAACATGGTTTCGGTTGCCATTATGTTGATTATCTATGGTGTTGCCTTTATCTATCTTGAAAAACGAAATAAGGCGCAAGCCATTGAACCAACAGTAACAGAGCTAGACAAGTTGCCTTATAAAACAGCTCTTTACATCGGACTTTTCCAAGTCCTCGCCCTTTTCCCAGGTACAAGCCGTTCTGGTGCCACTATCGTTGGTGGTTTGTTGAATGGAACAAGTCGCTCAGTCGTAACAGAGTTTACCTTCTATCTCGGAATTCCTGTTATGTTCGGAGCCAGTGCTTTAAAGATTTTCAAATTTATTAAAGCAGGTCAACTCTTGAGTTTTGGCCAACTGTTCTTGCTCTTGGTTGCTATGGGTGTTGCCTTTGCAGTCAGCATGGTTGCTATTCGTTTCTTGACCAGCTATGTGAAGAAGCACGACTTTACACTCTTTGGTAAATACCGTATCGTACTCGGTAGTGTCTTGTTGCTCTATAGTTTTGTGCGTTTATTTGTATAA
- the dinB gene encoding DNA polymerase IV: MLIFPLINDLSRKIIHIDMDAFFAAVEIRDNPKLKGKPVIIGSDPRQTGGRGVVSTCSYEARAFGVHSAMSSKEAYERCPQAVFISGNYEKYKAVGLEIRAIFKRYTDLIEPMSIDEAYLDVTENKLGIKSAVKIARLIQQDIWQELHLTASAGVSYNKFLAKMASDYQKPHGLTVILPDQAQEFLKKMDVAKFHGVGKKTVERLHEMGIYTGADLLDVSEVTLIDRFGRLGFDLYRKARGIHNSPVKSNRIRKSIGKEKTYGKILQAEEDIKKELTLLSEKVALNLSKQDKAGKIIILKIRYADFSTLTRRKSLPQATQDASQISQTALQLYEELAEKEKGVRLLGITVTGF, translated from the coding sequence ATGCTCATATTTCCATTGATTAATGATTTATCAAGAAAAATCATCCATATCGACATGGATGCCTTTTTTGCTGCGGTGGAAATAAGAGATAATCCTAAGTTAAAGGGCAAACCTGTTATCATTGGGAGTGACCCCAGACAAACAGGCGGACGAGGAGTTGTGTCTACTTGTAGCTACGAGGCACGAGCTTTTGGTGTTCATTCAGCCATGAGTTCTAAAGAAGCTTATGAGCGTTGTCCTCAAGCCGTCTTTATCTCGGGAAATTATGAAAAGTATAAGGCAGTGGGACTTGAGATTCGTGCTATTTTTAAACGCTACACTGATCTGATTGAACCCATGAGTATTGATGAGGCCTATTTGGATGTGACAGAAAATAAACTCGGTATCAAGTCAGCCGTCAAAATAGCTCGTCTCATCCAACAGGATATCTGGCAGGAGCTGCACCTTACCGCTTCAGCCGGTGTGTCTTATAACAAATTCTTAGCTAAAATGGCCAGCGATTATCAAAAGCCACATGGTTTGACAGTTATCCTCCCTGACCAAGCCCAAGAATTTCTCAAAAAAATGGATGTTGCTAAATTTCATGGTGTGGGCAAGAAAACAGTGGAAAGGCTTCATGAAATGGGTATTTATACTGGCGCAGACTTATTAGACGTTTCTGAAGTCACTTTAATCGATCGGTTTGGCAGACTCGGTTTTGATCTTTATCGAAAGGCCAGAGGCATTCATAATTCACCGGTCAAGTCCAATCGCATTCGTAAGTCCATCGGCAAGGAGAAAACCTATGGTAAGATTCTCCAGGCTGAAGAGGACATCAAAAAAGAGCTGACTCTTCTCTCTGAAAAAGTTGCTCTCAATCTCAGTAAACAAGACAAAGCTGGAAAAATCATTATCCTAAAGATTCGTTACGCTGACTTCTCCACTCTAACTAGACGAAAAAGCCTCCCACAAGCTACACAGGACGCTAGCCAGATTTCTCAAACTGCCCTTCAACTCTACGAAGAACTAGCTGAAAAAGAAAAAGGCGTTCGTCTACTAGGAATCACAGTGACAGGATTTTAA